Proteins from one Bradyrhizobium roseum genomic window:
- the argH gene encoding argininosuccinate lyase: MSNKMWGGRFTERPDAIMEEINVSIDVDRHLYAQDIAASKAHAAMLAEQGIITAADAKNIGKGLDTILSEIGKGAFDFKRALEDIHMNVESRLTELIGPAAGRLHTARSRNDQVATDFRLYVRDTIDETDAALAAFQHALASRALEHAATVMPGFTHLQTAQPVTFGHHLLAYVEMAARDRGRFADARKRLNESPLGAAALAGTSFPIDRHATAKALGFERPMANSLDAVSDRDFVLETLSAASIAAIHMSRFAEEIVIWTSPLVGLVRLSDKFTTGSSIMPQKRNPDAAELVRAKTGRVIGALNGLLIVMKGLPLAYQKDMQEDKQGAMEAFSALSLAIRAMTGMVLDLVPDEGRMKAAAGEGYATATDLADWLVRTLKMPFRDAHHVTGRIVGLASKQGVALHELPLTAMQEVEPKITADALRVLSVEASVKSRTSYGGTAPKNVLSQAKAWLKRLEKEQKSG, encoded by the coding sequence ATGAGCAACAAGATGTGGGGCGGCCGGTTCACCGAACGTCCCGATGCGATCATGGAGGAAATCAACGTCTCGATCGACGTCGACCGGCACCTCTACGCGCAGGACATCGCCGCGTCCAAGGCCCACGCGGCCATGCTGGCCGAACAGGGCATTATCACCGCCGCTGATGCGAAAAATATCGGCAAGGGTCTAGACACGATTTTGTCAGAAATCGGCAAGGGCGCCTTCGACTTCAAGCGCGCGCTCGAAGACATCCATATGAACGTCGAGAGCCGGCTCACCGAACTGATCGGCCCCGCCGCCGGCCGGCTGCACACCGCGCGCTCCCGCAACGACCAGGTCGCGACCGATTTCCGCCTGTATGTTCGCGACACGATCGACGAGACCGACGCGGCGCTGGCCGCCTTCCAGCACGCGCTGGCGTCCCGCGCGCTGGAACACGCCGCGACGGTGATGCCGGGCTTCACCCATCTGCAGACCGCCCAGCCCGTGACGTTCGGGCATCATCTGCTGGCCTATGTCGAGATGGCCGCGCGCGACCGCGGCCGGTTTGCCGATGCGCGCAAGCGGCTGAACGAATCACCGCTCGGCGCCGCCGCGCTGGCGGGGACCTCGTTCCCGATCGATCGCCACGCCACCGCCAAGGCGCTCGGCTTCGAGCGGCCGATGGCCAATTCGCTCGATGCGGTATCGGACCGCGACTTCGTGCTGGAGACGCTGTCGGCGGCGTCGATCGCAGCCATCCACATGTCGCGCTTCGCCGAGGAGATCGTGATCTGGACCTCGCCGCTGGTGGGCCTGGTGCGGCTCTCCGATAAATTCACCACCGGCTCCTCGATCATGCCGCAGAAGCGCAACCCCGACGCGGCCGAACTGGTGCGCGCCAAGACCGGCCGGGTAATCGGCGCGCTCAATGGTCTCCTGATCGTGATGAAGGGGCTGCCGCTCGCCTACCAGAAGGACATGCAGGAGGATAAGCAGGGCGCGATGGAGGCGTTTTCCGCGCTGTCGCTGGCGATCCGCGCCATGACCGGCATGGTGCTCGATCTCGTCCCCGACGAGGGCAGGATGAAGGCCGCGGCCGGCGAGGGCTACGCCACCGCCACCGACCTGGCCGACTGGCTGGTGCGGACCCTGAAAATGCCGTTCCGCGACGCCCACCACGTCACCGGGCGAATCGTCGGCCTCGCCTCGAAGCAGGGCGTGGCGCTGCACGAACTGCCGCTCACGGCGATGCAGGAGGTGGAGCCGAAGATCACGGCCGACGCCCTGCGCGTCCTGTCGGTCGAGGCCTCCGTCAAGAGCCGGACCAGCTATGGCGGCACCGCACCGAAAAACGTGCTGTCGCAGGCCAAAGCCTGGCTGAAACGGCTCGAAAAAGAGCAAAAATCGGGCTGA
- the tlpA gene encoding thiol:disulfide interchange protein TlpA, translating into MPETPPARPAAPRRIPLAVGAVVAAGVIGAGAFYGVGGFKRSAGGDPTCGKAVELARKIAPLAHGEVAALTMATAPLRLPDLAFEDADGKPRKLSDWRGKTVLVNLWATWCVPCRKEMPALDNLQAKLGGKDFEVVAVNIDTRDPEKPKNFLKEANLTRLGYFADSKAKVFQDLKGIGKALGMPTSVLVDGQGCEIANLAGPAEWASDDAIKLIKAAMEPAKAGF; encoded by the coding sequence ATGCCCGAAACGCCCCCTGCCCGCCCGGCCGCACCCCGCCGGATCCCGCTTGCCGTCGGTGCGGTGGTGGCCGCGGGCGTCATCGGAGCGGGCGCGTTCTACGGGGTAGGCGGCTTCAAACGCAGCGCCGGCGGCGATCCCACCTGCGGCAAGGCGGTCGAACTGGCCCGCAAGATCGCGCCGCTGGCGCATGGCGAGGTGGCTGCGCTGACCATGGCGACAGCCCCCCTGCGGCTGCCCGACCTCGCCTTCGAGGATGCCGACGGCAAGCCCCGAAAACTGTCGGACTGGCGCGGCAAGACGGTGCTGGTCAACCTGTGGGCCACTTGGTGCGTCCCCTGTCGCAAGGAGATGCCGGCGCTCGACAATCTGCAGGCCAAGCTCGGCGGCAAGGATTTCGAGGTGGTCGCCGTCAACATCGACACCCGCGACCCCGAAAAGCCGAAAAACTTCCTGAAAGAGGCCAATTTGACCCGGCTCGGCTACTTTGCCGATTCAAAAGCCAAGGTTTTTCAAGATCTTAAGGGCATCGGCAAGGCGCTGGGCATGCCGACCTCGGTGCTGGTCGACGGCCAGGGCTGCGAGATCGCCAATTTGGCCGGTCCGGCCGAATGGGCGAGCGACGACGCGATCAAGCTGATCAAGGCCGCCATGGAGCCGGCAAAGGCGGGCTTTTAG
- a CDS encoding 3-hydroxybutyryl-CoA dehydrogenase, giving the protein MAVTIKKVGVIGSGQMGHGIAQVAALAGLDVVLNDLSDERLKSAMATINGHLSRQVSKQTISEDVRKNALARISSTETLEGLADCDIVIETAVEKEEVKRKIFHELCASLKPEAIVATNSSSISITRLAASTDRPERFIGIHFMNPVPAMELVELIRGIATDDSTFETSKEFVARLGKQIAVSEDFPAFIVNRILLPMINEAIYTLYEGVGNVEAIDAAMKLGAHHPMGPLELADFIGLDTCLSIMQVLHEGLADSKYRPCPLLVKYVEAGWLGRKTQRGFYDYRGDKPVPTR; this is encoded by the coding sequence ATGGCGGTGACAATCAAGAAGGTCGGCGTGATCGGCTCGGGCCAGATGGGCCACGGCATCGCGCAGGTGGCTGCGCTCGCCGGTCTCGACGTCGTGCTCAACGATCTCTCCGACGAGCGGCTGAAATCGGCGATGGCGACCATCAACGGCCATCTGTCGCGGCAGGTTTCCAAGCAGACCATTTCCGAAGACGTGCGCAAGAACGCGCTGGCCCGGATATCTTCCACCGAGACGCTGGAAGGTCTGGCGGATTGCGACATCGTGATCGAGACCGCTGTCGAAAAGGAAGAGGTCAAGCGCAAGATTTTTCACGAACTCTGCGCCTCGCTGAAGCCGGAGGCGATCGTCGCCACCAACTCGTCCTCAATCTCGATCACGCGGCTCGCCGCCTCGACCGATCGTCCCGAGCGATTCATCGGCATTCATTTCATGAATCCGGTACCGGCGATGGAGCTGGTCGAACTGATCCGCGGCATCGCCACCGACGATTCCACCTTCGAGACATCGAAGGAATTCGTCGCCAGGCTCGGCAAGCAGATCGCGGTGTCGGAGGATTTCCCGGCCTTCATCGTCAACCGCATCCTGCTGCCGATGATCAACGAGGCGATCTACACCCTCTATGAGGGTGTCGGAAACGTCGAGGCGATTGACGCCGCCATGAAGCTCGGCGCGCATCACCCGATGGGGCCGCTGGAACTCGCCGATTTCATCGGGCTCGATACCTGCCTCTCGATCATGCAGGTGCTGCACGAGGGGCTGGCGGATTCGAAGTACCGGCCGTGCCCGCTGCTGGTGAAATATGTCGAGGCAGGCTGGCTCGGCCGCAAGACGCAGCGCGGCTTCTACGACTACCGCGGCGACAAGCCGGTCCCGACGCGCTGA
- a CDS encoding electron transfer flavoprotein subunit alpha/FixB family protein has translation MTTLLIAEHEHETLKDSTNKALTAATQIGGDIHVLVAGGGQGTKAAAEAAAKLAGVTKVLVAEGDLYAHDLAEPLAALIVSLAGNYDVFVAPATSRFKNVMPRVAALLDVMQVSEIIKVVSPDTFERPIYAGNAIQTVRSKDAKKVITVRTSTFAAAGEGGSATVENATAAADPGLSSFVGEEVAKSDRPELTSAKIIVSGGRAMQSRENFAKYIEPLADKLGAGVGASRAAVDAGYAPNDWQVGQTGKVVAPELYVAIGISGAIQHLAGMKDSKVIVAINKDEDAPIFQVADYGLVADLYQAVPELTDALAKLGK, from the coding sequence ATGACAACATTGCTGATTGCCGAACACGAGCACGAGACCCTCAAGGACTCGACCAACAAGGCCCTGACGGCCGCAACGCAGATCGGCGGCGACATCCATGTGCTGGTCGCCGGTGGCGGGCAGGGCACCAAGGCCGCAGCCGAAGCTGCTGCGAAACTCGCCGGGGTTACGAAAGTGCTGGTCGCCGAGGGCGACCTCTATGCCCACGATCTCGCCGAGCCTCTGGCGGCGCTGATCGTCTCGCTGGCCGGCAACTATGACGTCTTCGTCGCGCCCGCGACCTCGCGCTTCAAGAACGTGATGCCGCGCGTCGCGGCGCTGCTCGACGTGATGCAGGTGTCCGAGATCATCAAGGTGGTTTCGCCCGACACCTTCGAGCGGCCGATCTATGCCGGCAACGCGATCCAGACGGTGAGATCAAAGGACGCCAAGAAGGTCATCACGGTGCGGACCTCGACCTTCGCCGCGGCCGGCGAGGGCGGCAGCGCGACGGTGGAGAACGCCACCGCTGCGGCCGATCCGGGCCTATCCAGCTTCGTCGGTGAGGAAGTGGCAAAAAGCGACCGTCCGGAACTGACGTCGGCGAAGATTATCGTCTCCGGCGGCCGCGCCATGCAGAGCCGCGAGAACTTTGCCAAATACATCGAGCCGCTGGCCGACAAGCTCGGCGCCGGCGTCGGCGCCTCGCGCGCCGCGGTCGATGCCGGCTATGCGCCCAACGACTGGCAGGTCGGCCAGACCGGCAAGGTGGTTGCACCCGAACTATATGTGGCAATCGGTATCTCCGGCGCGATCCAGCATCTCGCCGGCATGAAAGATTCCAAGGTGATCGTTGCGATCAACAAGGATGAAGACGCGCCGATCTTCCAGGTGGCCGATTACGGGCTGGTGGCGGACCTCTATCAGGCGGTTCCTGAACTGACGGACGCACTGGCCAAGCTCGGCAAGTAA
- a CDS encoding electron transfer flavoprotein subunit beta/FixA family protein, whose translation MKVLVPVKRVVDYNVKVRVKSDGTGVELANVKMSMNPFDEIAVEEALRLKEAGKATEVVVVSIGPAQASETIRTGLAMGADRGILVKADGNVEPLAVAKILKAIVDEEKPGLVILGKQAIDDDSNQTGQMLAALLGWSQATFASKLEVEGSDFKVTREVDGGLQTVKLKGPAIVTTDLRLNEPRYASLPNIMKAKKKPIADKSAADYSVDLTPHLEVLKTAEPPGRKGGVKVKDVAELVSKLKTEAGVL comes from the coding sequence ATGAAGGTTCTTGTGCCGGTAAAGCGGGTGGTCGATTACAACGTCAAGGTCCGCGTCAAGAGCGACGGAACCGGCGTCGAACTGGCCAACGTCAAGATGTCAATGAACCCGTTCGACGAAATCGCCGTCGAGGAAGCGCTGCGTCTGAAGGAAGCCGGCAAGGCGACCGAGGTGGTGGTGGTGTCGATCGGCCCGGCGCAGGCCTCGGAGACGATCCGGACCGGCCTTGCAATGGGCGCCGACCGCGGCATCCTCGTCAAGGCCGACGGCAACGTGGAGCCGCTGGCGGTCGCCAAGATCCTGAAGGCCATCGTCGACGAGGAGAAGCCGGGTCTGGTCATTCTCGGCAAGCAGGCGATCGACGATGATTCCAATCAGACCGGCCAGATGCTGGCCGCGCTGCTTGGATGGTCGCAGGCGACCTTTGCGTCCAAGCTCGAAGTCGAGGGTTCCGATTTCAAGGTGACGCGTGAAGTCGACGGCGGCCTGCAGACCGTGAAACTGAAGGGACCGGCGATCGTCACCACCGACCTGCGGCTGAACGAGCCGCGCTACGCGTCGCTGCCGAACATCATGAAGGCGAAGAAGAAGCCGATCGCCGACAAGAGCGCGGCGGATTACAGCGTTGATCTGACGCCGCATCTCGAAGTGCTCAAGACCGCGGAACCTCCGGGCCGCAAGGGTGGCGTCAAGGTCAAGGACGTCGCTGAACTCGTCTCCAAGCTGAAGACCGAAGCCGGGGTTCTCTGA
- a CDS encoding cob(I)yrinic acid a,c-diamide adenosyltransferase, translating into MVVLNRIYTKTGDDGTTSLGSGERRPKYDLRISAYGTVDETNAAIGVVRLHLAGAREIDAMLARIQNDLFDLGADLAVPQRDGKAERLRMLASQVERLERDIDSLNEPLAPLTSFVLPGGTPGAAYLHLARTICRRAERIMVELAVNPEEPVSGAAIQYMNRLSDFLFVASRYLNDKGAGDVLWVPGQNR; encoded by the coding sequence ATGGTCGTACTCAACCGCATCTACACCAAGACCGGCGACGACGGCACGACGTCGCTCGGCAGCGGCGAACGCCGTCCGAAATACGATCTGCGCATCTCGGCCTACGGCACGGTCGACGAGACTAACGCAGCCATCGGTGTGGTGCGGCTGCATCTGGCCGGGGCGCGCGAAATCGATGCGATGCTGGCACGGATCCAGAACGATCTGTTCGATCTCGGCGCCGACCTCGCGGTGCCCCAGCGCGACGGCAAGGCCGAGCGGTTGCGGATGCTGGCAAGCCAGGTCGAACGGCTCGAGCGCGATATCGATAGCCTGAACGAGCCGCTGGCGCCGCTGACCTCGTTCGTCCTGCCCGGCGGCACTCCCGGCGCCGCATACCTGCACCTCGCCCGCACCATATGCCGCAGGGCGGAACGGATCATGGTGGAACTCGCCGTCAACCCCGAGGAGCCGGTCAGCGGGGCCGCCATTCAATACATGAACCGCCTGTCAGATTTCCTGTTCGTCGCCAGCCGCTACCTCAACGATAAGGGGGCCGGGGACGTGTTGTGGGTACCGGGGCAGAACCGTTAA
- a CDS encoding twin transmembrane helix small protein — MASILSSIVLPIGVAAVAIVLLLGLINMMRGGSPSRSQNLMRLRVLLQFIVVVIVMFTVWVMGK; from the coding sequence ATGGCATCCATTCTGAGTTCGATCGTACTTCCCATCGGTGTTGCAGCGGTGGCCATCGTCCTGTTGCTCGGCCTCATCAACATGATGCGGGGCGGTTCGCCGAGCCGCTCGCAGAACCTGATGCGGCTTCGGGTGCTGCTGCAATTCATCGTCGTCGTGATCGTGATGTTCACGGTCTGGGTGATGGGCAAATAG
- a CDS encoding YihY/virulence factor BrkB family protein, which yields MEAFYTFLADDGWAIASHIALSTLMALFPFLIVLTSLAGFFGSKELADQAAQLLLEIWPQQVADALSSEIHDVLTTTRGDILTVGAVLAVYFASNGVEALRVALNRAYSVVEPRAWYWLRLESIGYTLVAAVTSLLMSFLIVLGPLILETARRHIPFFVESNEGVLFFARYGITITAMIVALFVLHAWLPCGRRRFLQIVPGIVFTMVASLISGIVFGQYLARFASNYVTMYAGLASVIIALVFLYFIAAIFVYGGELNAAIMKSQSPKAKSPHAAPSPKRAETQV from the coding sequence ATGGAGGCGTTCTACACCTTCCTGGCCGATGACGGATGGGCGATCGCCAGCCATATCGCGCTGTCGACGCTGATGGCGCTGTTCCCGTTCCTGATCGTGCTGACGTCGCTGGCCGGCTTTTTCGGCTCCAAGGAACTCGCCGACCAGGCCGCGCAGCTGCTGCTGGAGATCTGGCCACAACAGGTGGCGGACGCGCTGTCCAGCGAAATCCACGACGTGCTGACCACGACACGCGGCGACATCCTGACCGTCGGCGCAGTGCTCGCGGTCTATTTCGCCTCCAACGGCGTCGAGGCGCTGCGGGTCGCGCTCAACCGCGCCTATTCGGTGGTCGAACCGCGGGCGTGGTACTGGCTGCGGCTGGAATCGATCGGCTATACGCTGGTCGCCGCGGTCACCTCGCTGCTGATGTCGTTCCTGATCGTGCTGGGGCCGCTGATCCTGGAGACCGCGCGGAGGCACATTCCATTCTTCGTCGAGAGCAACGAGGGGGTGCTGTTTTTCGCCCGCTACGGCATCACGATCACGGCGATGATCGTGGCGCTGTTCGTGTTGCATGCCTGGCTGCCCTGCGGAAGGCGGAGATTCCTGCAGATCGTTCCGGGCATCGTCTTCACGATGGTGGCCTCGCTGATCTCAGGCATCGTGTTCGGCCAGTATCTGGCGCGCTTCGCCAGCAACTACGTGACGATGTATGCGGGGCTTGCCTCGGTGATTATCGCGCTGGTGTTTCTGTATTTCATCGCCGCGATCTTCGTCTACGGCGGCGAACTGAACGCCGCCATCATGAAGTCGCAGTCGCCGAAGGCGAAGTCGCCTCATGCAGCGCCGTCGCCAAAGCGCGCGGAGACACAGGTTTGA
- a CDS encoding ATP-binding protein, translating to MAAKRRSRRTTGAAKKRRVKKRISSAAASVRAVRKSAATGSSMVEAALAVFAHEVRTPLTGILAISNLLATSDLDERERRWVDTIKAGAEHLASLATLFVDAARSGGPGLAVRQDFFDLRTLARNAGDSLTGRAAAKGLQSSVVISDKLPAFAIGDPVRLRAAVENLIDNAVKFTEQGDVALQVTVLRSPKGKVAVAFEVSDSGIGVKLSEVKRLFRPFSQANVSVASRFGGAGLGLSSVRQLARAMGGDVTVSQRRGGGTTFTFNVVMAASKDAPMAPPGTDIDESPGSVRPLRLLSVEDNPFGRVVLNAILTELGHQAEFIGQGEAAPARLAHGTYDAVLMDMVLPGIGGIEAISRIRALQPPLGRIPIIGISGRSEDEAASRAAGADTFLVKPVSPRALATALHEATSPSATATS from the coding sequence ATGGCGGCCAAACGGCGCTCCCGGCGCACCACAGGGGCAGCAAAGAAGCGGCGCGTGAAAAAGCGTATATCCAGCGCCGCCGCAAGCGTGCGCGCTGTCCGCAAATCCGCGGCCACCGGCTCCAGTATGGTCGAGGCTGCGTTGGCGGTTTTTGCGCACGAGGTCCGTACGCCGCTCACCGGAATCCTGGCGATCAGCAATCTGCTTGCGACGTCCGATCTCGACGAGCGCGAACGACGCTGGGTCGACACCATCAAGGCGGGCGCGGAACATCTGGCCAGCCTTGCGACGCTGTTTGTCGACGCGGCGCGGAGCGGCGGCCCCGGGCTCGCGGTGCGGCAGGATTTCTTCGACCTGCGAACGCTGGCCCGCAATGCCGGCGATTCGCTGACCGGCCGGGCAGCCGCCAAGGGCCTGCAATCCTCCGTTGTCATCTCCGACAAGCTGCCGGCGTTTGCGATCGGCGATCCCGTCCGCCTGCGCGCCGCGGTGGAGAACCTGATCGACAATGCCGTGAAATTCACCGAACAGGGCGACGTCGCCCTCCAGGTCACGGTGCTGCGCAGCCCGAAAGGCAAGGTCGCCGTGGCCTTCGAGGTTTCCGACAGCGGGATCGGCGTCAAGCTCAGTGAAGTCAAGCGCCTGTTCCGGCCGTTCTCGCAGGCCAATGTCTCCGTCGCATCGCGCTTCGGCGGCGCCGGCCTCGGATTGTCGTCGGTCAGGCAACTGGCCCGCGCCATGGGCGGCGACGTCACCGTGTCGCAACGCCGTGGCGGCGGAACCACTTTCACCTTCAACGTGGTGATGGCGGCGTCAAAGGACGCGCCGATGGCGCCGCCCGGCACCGATATCGACGAATCTCCCGGTTCAGTGCGGCCATTGCGTCTGCTCAGCGTCGAAGACAACCCGTTCGGCCGCGTCGTGCTCAATGCGATCCTGACCGAACTCGGTCACCAGGCCGAGTTCATCGGCCAGGGCGAGGCGGCGCCCGCGCGGCTCGCGCATGGCACATACGACGCCGTGCTGATGGACATGGTGCTGCCGGGGATCGGTGGCATCGAAGCGATCAGCCGAATTCGCGCGCTTCAGCCGCCGCTCGGGCGGATTCCGATCATCGGCATATCCGGCCGCAGCGAGGACGAGGCGGCATCGCGCGCCGCCGGCGCCGACACCTTTCTGGTCAAACCTGTGTCTCCGCGCGCTTTGGCGACGGCGCTGCATGAGGCGACTTCGCCTTCGGCGACTGCGACTTCATGA
- the gluQRS gene encoding tRNA glutamyl-Q(34) synthetase GluQRS, translating into MPPPVFRFAPSPNGYLHLGHAYSALLNFDLASQQGGRFLLRIEDIDVTRCRPEFEAAIYEDLAWLGISWETPVRRQSEHFARYREAVEGLSAQGLIYPSFESRAEITRLVAEREAVAPWPRDPDGAPLYPGVAKSLSLEQRQQLIAQGAPYALRLDIEAALARTTDLAWREEGAGPGGEHGFVNASPQAWGDVILARKETPTSYHLSVVIDDALQSVTHVVRGRDLFWSTSVHRLLQQLLGIPRPVYRHHRLIEDASGHKLSKSTQATALRELRRQGVTAAEVRRLVGLPDGSRTTTGGC; encoded by the coding sequence ATGCCGCCGCCCGTTTTTCGCTTCGCGCCGAGTCCGAACGGCTACCTCCATCTCGGCCACGCCTATTCGGCGTTGCTGAACTTCGACCTGGCAAGTCAGCAAGGAGGCCGGTTCCTGCTGCGGATCGAGGACATCGACGTCACGAGATGCCGGCCCGAATTCGAGGCTGCGATCTACGAAGACCTCGCCTGGCTCGGAATCTCCTGGGAAACGCCGGTGCGCCGGCAATCGGAACATTTTGCGCGCTACCGCGAGGCGGTCGAGGGATTGTCGGCGCAAGGCCTGATCTATCCGAGCTTTGAAAGCCGCGCGGAAATCACCCGCCTGGTCGCGGAGCGCGAGGCTGTCGCGCCATGGCCGCGCGATCCGGACGGAGCGCCGCTCTATCCGGGCGTGGCGAAATCGCTGTCGCTCGAGCAGCGGCAACAGTTGATCGCGCAAGGCGCCCCTTACGCGTTGCGGCTCGACATCGAGGCGGCGCTCGCGCGCACGACAGACTTGGCCTGGCGCGAGGAAGGCGCGGGGCCCGGCGGCGAACACGGGTTCGTGAATGCATCGCCGCAAGCTTGGGGCGACGTTATCCTGGCGCGCAAGGAGACGCCGACCAGCTATCATTTGTCCGTCGTGATCGACGACGCCTTGCAGAGCGTGACCCACGTGGTGCGGGGCCGCGACCTGTTCTGGTCGACCAGCGTGCATCGGCTGTTGCAGCAGTTGCTTGGTATCCCACGACCGGTCTATCGGCATCACCGGCTGATCGAGGATGCGTCAGGGCATAAGCTCTCAAAGTCGACGCAAGCGACGGCCTTGCGCGAATTGCGTCGGCAAGGTGTCACGGCTGCCGAGGTTCGCCGTCTTGTCGGATTGCCCGACGGCTCCCGTACTACTACTGGGGGTTGTTGA
- a CDS encoding DNA-3-methyladenine glycosylase family protein, with protein sequence MTIHLSSQSDLDDAIHALVKQDTRLKPIFERTGMPALRQREPGFAGLAAIVTGQQLSTASASAIWGRLTAAFDPFDHEVIRKTRADRLGRLGLSAAKIKTLKNIARELAAERLNLDVLAEEDADAAHNTLTALHGIGPWTADVYLLFCLGHGDAWPAGDIAIQEAIKVGLGLPARPTIKQMAPLAEPWRPLRGAAAHLWWSYYHVLKGRAGVLADKISPAAAAGPRARKP encoded by the coding sequence ATGACCATCCACCTCAGCAGCCAGTCCGATCTCGACGACGCCATCCACGCGCTGGTCAAGCAAGACACCCGGCTGAAGCCGATTTTCGAGCGGACGGGCATGCCGGCGCTGCGGCAGCGCGAGCCGGGCTTTGCCGGGCTGGCGGCCATCGTCACCGGACAGCAGCTCTCGACCGCGAGCGCCTCGGCGATCTGGGGGCGCCTCACCGCGGCGTTCGACCCGTTCGATCATGAGGTCATCCGCAAAACCCGCGCGGATCGCCTTGGCCGGCTCGGCCTTTCGGCCGCAAAAATCAAGACGCTGAAAAACATCGCGCGCGAACTGGCCGCCGAGCGGCTGAACCTCGACGTGCTGGCCGAAGAGGACGCCGACGCCGCGCATAACACACTAACGGCGCTGCACGGCATCGGCCCGTGGACGGCCGACGTCTATCTGCTGTTCTGCCTCGGCCATGGCGACGCCTGGCCAGCCGGCGATATCGCGATCCAGGAAGCGATCAAGGTCGGCCTTGGCCTGCCGGCGCGCCCGACGATCAAGCAAATGGCGCCACTCGCCGAGCCGTGGCGACCGCTGCGCGGCGCCGCGGCGCATCTGTGGTGGAGCTATTATCACGTGCTGAAGGGGCGCGCGGGCGTGCTGGCGGATAAGATCAGCCCCGCAGCCGCAGCCGGTCCTCGCGCGCGGAAGCCGTGA
- a CDS encoding LysR family transcriptional regulator produces MDWDLCKSFVAVAETGSFAAAARRLRSSHPTVGRKIAELETQLGVPLFARSTEGLSLTAQGRKFREHVDAMAAAALRAEAAVSATGAQARGIVKLSIGSTLASHWLMPKLGPFLRGHDHIQLEIITHPYPASVRRREADVVLRPVDSGEENLIGRKIGRLGTGFYASRDYAARHRLPERRDEWKGHSVIGFADRLSNERLARWSDAITRQGATVMRCSSQGDMLAAARAGLGISTLSCFVATAYPDLVRVAPQKLASVADLWLLAHPDLVDLPAVRAVIDFVTASAREDRLRLRG; encoded by the coding sequence ATGGACTGGGACCTGTGCAAGAGCTTCGTCGCCGTCGCCGAGACCGGCAGCTTCGCCGCCGCGGCGCGTCGTTTGCGCTCCAGCCACCCGACGGTCGGCCGCAAGATCGCCGAGCTGGAAACCCAGCTCGGTGTTCCCCTGTTCGCCCGCTCCACCGAGGGTCTTTCGCTGACCGCGCAGGGCCGCAAGTTTCGCGAACACGTCGATGCGATGGCTGCGGCGGCGCTGCGGGCGGAGGCGGCGGTGTCGGCGACCGGCGCGCAGGCGCGCGGCATCGTCAAGCTGTCGATCGGCTCGACGCTCGCCTCGCACTGGCTGATGCCGAAACTCGGTCCGTTCCTGCGCGGGCACGATCATATCCAGCTCGAGATCATCACCCATCCCTATCCGGCCAGCGTGCGCCGGCGCGAGGCCGATGTCGTGCTGCGCCCGGTGGACAGCGGCGAGGAGAATCTGATCGGCCGCAAGATCGGCCGGCTCGGCACCGGCTTCTACGCCTCGCGGGATTACGCCGCGCGGCACAGGCTCCCCGAACGGCGGGACGAATGGAAAGGCCACAGCGTGATCGGCTTCGCCGACCGGCTGTCGAACGAGCGGCTGGCACGCTGGAGCGATGCGATCACGCGGCAGGGCGCGACGGTGATGCGCTGCTCCTCGCAGGGCGACATGCTCGCCGCGGCGCGCGCGGGCCTCGGCATCTCGACGCTGTCCTGCTTTGTCGCAACGGCCTATCCGGATCTCGTCCGCGTCGCGCCGCAAAAACTTGCCAGCGTGGCCGACCTCTGGCTGCTGGCGCATCCCGACCTGGTCGACCTCCCCGCGGTGCGCGCGGTGATCGATTTCGTCACGGCTTCCGCGCGCGAGGACCGGCTGCGGCTGCGGGGCTGA